Sequence from the Candidatus Kinetoplastibacterium galatii TCC219 genome:
ATTGTGATTTTTGAATGTAGACGAACCACATAATCATTTATAGGCATAATATGCCTGTTTTTTCGAAATGATTCGCGAATTATTCTTTTAATTAGATTTCTAACTACTGCTTTATGAGCAAATTTTTTAGAAAATACTAATCCTAAGCGACTGTTAGACTGAGATTTTTTTATAGCACACACAGGATCAGCTGCCTTAACAGAGAAAAAAATACCGCGAGATAAAATTTTCCCATTAAGAACAGCTTGAAATTCACTATGGCTGTGTAAACGAGCTTCAGTTGGAAACTTAGCTCTTTTATTTTCAACTCTCAACAATGTTATTAATTATTTTAAAGTTATACAGCTAGTCGTTTTCTACCTTTAGCTCTACGAGCATTAAGAATAGCACGTCCAGAACGTGTTTTCATCCTTACGCGAAATCCATGTGTTCGCTTACGGCGTGTGACAGAAGGTTGATAGGTTCGTTTCATTTGAAGTCTACTAAAAGAACAAAAATAAGAGTATAGTGTATCATAGTAAAAATGG
This genomic interval carries:
- the rpmH gene encoding 50S ribosomal protein L34, with the translated sequence MKRTYQPSVTRRKRTHGFRVRMKTRSGRAILNARRAKGRKRLAV
- the rnpA gene encoding ribonuclease P protein component, with protein sequence MRVENKRAKFPTEARLHSHSEFQAVLNGKILSRGIFFSVKAADPVCAIKKSQSNSRLGLVFSKKFAHKAVVRNLIKRIIRESFRKNRHIMPINDYVVRLHSKITITSLIEIKKIAAIEINNHFYKISRCKTY